A genomic region of Desulfosarcina ovata subsp. ovata contains the following coding sequences:
- the holB gene encoding DNA polymerase III subunit delta' has translation MTTATGFDAIVGQEPPIRLLKTFIRKGTHPHALLFTGDNGVGKKMTATVFAMACNCLALKATLGRQPCTASIDPASIEACGACSSCRKIIAGQHPDILHIAPQSSVIRIDQIRILLQTLTLKPNEAAQRVVIISDAQAMNPEAGNALLKILEEPPDGTLLVLTAPEASDLLPTVVSRCRQIRFRPLAAEDIARMLTASEEIDPQTAQTTAALCGGSYTRALTLIDPRWQKRRAWVIETLNRLATQPSGSVRGWLAFSEKLAAKKDLIEEWLEIITMWLRDLLVAGVDPIRVLNQDRLGTLTTAAGQVGRARLLEQIDAVDDARVALRSNTNARLTLDAMVLKMAGVGNSYV, from the coding sequence ATGACGACGGCCACCGGATTTGACGCCATCGTTGGTCAAGAGCCGCCCATCAGACTGCTCAAGACCTTTATCCGTAAGGGTACGCATCCGCACGCACTGCTCTTTACCGGGGATAACGGGGTAGGGAAAAAAATGACGGCCACGGTGTTTGCCATGGCCTGCAACTGTCTGGCATTGAAAGCGACCCTTGGCCGGCAGCCGTGCACGGCGTCTATCGATCCTGCATCCATAGAGGCCTGTGGTGCGTGTTCCTCCTGCAGAAAGATCATTGCCGGTCAACATCCCGACATTCTCCACATCGCTCCCCAATCATCGGTCATCCGAATCGATCAGATCCGAATCCTGCTCCAGACGCTGACCCTGAAACCCAATGAGGCCGCGCAGCGGGTCGTGATCATCTCCGATGCGCAGGCCATGAATCCGGAGGCAGGCAACGCCCTGCTGAAGATACTCGAAGAGCCGCCGGATGGTACGCTGTTGGTGCTGACCGCCCCCGAGGCGTCAGACCTACTGCCCACGGTGGTCTCCCGTTGCCGCCAGATCCGCTTCAGACCCCTGGCGGCCGAGGATATCGCACGCATGCTGACGGCATCCGAAGAGATCGACCCGCAGACGGCGCAAACCACGGCAGCCCTGTGCGGCGGCAGTTACACCCGGGCCCTGACCCTGATCGACCCGCGTTGGCAGAAACGCCGGGCCTGGGTTATCGAGACCCTGAACCGGTTGGCCACCCAACCATCGGGCAGCGTCCGGGGCTGGCTGGCCTTTTCGGAAAAATTGGCCGCCAAAAAGGATCTTATTGAAGAATGGCTGGAAATCATTACAATGTGGCTGCGGGACCTTCTGGTCGCGGGCGTCGACCCGATCCGGGTTCTCAATCAGGATCGGCTGGGAACGCTCACCACGGCCGCAGGACAGGTCGGACGGGCGCGACTGCTCGAACAGATCGATGCCGTAGATGACGCCCGGGTCGCCCTTCGATCCAATACCAACGCCAGACTGACCCTTGACGCCATGGTCCTGAAAATGGCCGGGGTCGGCAACTCATACGTGTGA
- a CDS encoding HU family DNA-binding protein — protein MNKLELISALKTQADISKSEAAKVVQIFFDSMAEAMANGERVEIRGLCSFFVKEYKSYTGRNPKTGEKVTIKPKKLPFFKAGKELKERVDQ, from the coding sequence ATGAATAAACTGGAGCTCATCTCCGCTTTGAAGACCCAGGCCGATATCTCCAAGTCCGAAGCGGCAAAAGTGGTCCAGATTTTTTTTGACAGTATGGCGGAAGCCATGGCCAATGGCGAGCGGGTTGAAATTCGCGGGCTGTGCAGCTTTTTCGTCAAAGAGTACAAGAGCTATACCGGGCGAAACCCAAAGACCGGCGAAAAGGTTACCATCAAGCCCAAGAAGCTGCCTTTTTTCAAAGCCGGAAAAGAGCTCAAAGAGCGGGTGGATCAATAA